AACTTGTTTCTTTCAACATATAAATGCACATATAGGCTTTTTATTGACTTCAActtttatatactttaataAACATGTCTTTCCGGTGTTTGTGTCATTGCATCCATCAATCCATTTAGTGTCTCGTATTCTTGTATCCTTCTTCAGTGTGAGAAATCATTCACATGACAGtagtataaatttaatttacgtGATTGCTTCCGATCTCTGGTACGGATCTGAAAGCTTTAGTGTTTGTCAGACCTGTGCACTGGTGTAAAAGAGGATTCCCCTCGTGGCAAAGTGTACGTGGATTTAATATTCCTAATCATGCTCATTTCTATAGGTATGACTGCGACCGAGAGAATGAGATATttagaaaagagagacttACATGTATGATTAAAACTGGACAGTTCACCAAACCAATTTTGTCGAGGTTCTGAACAAGGAAACAGAACAATAAGACgctaatttctaaattaaaccaGCAATAACAAAGTAGCAATATGCACCTTGTAGATATCAAACCAATAAGTCCGTTTGACAGGGTACAATACCCTCAGTCCAGATAAGATTGGACTATGTAGAACCACACCTCTCAAGTTCGATACTCGTGAAGCCAGATCAAGCGTAGGGCCGCTACCAACCGATTGACCATATAGTATTAGATGTTCATCATTTACCCCATACTTCTCCTTGAGGCATTTATATGCAGCATCAATGTCTGCATATGTGTTATATTCAGTTGGCTgttccaaaagaaaatattataaaatgttaCTAAGCATTATTGAGGTTCAAAACTCAACAGTCATCAAAACAATGGCAATGACAATCTCAGCAGATGATATTCAGATCACGTATTGGACCTCTTAACTGTTCCAATCAACCAATCCCTGAATCGCTGGTTCAGGAAGTAATTGGAAGCCTTCCCAAAGGAAAAGGGAAGTTtcaatttcaagtttaaatttataatctttCCAGATAAATTTTTTCCCCATTTAAGAAACAATTATCATCGAGAAGAATGAAACAATACAATGGCGTACAAAAACtaagccaaaaaaaaagggaatgCCCTCTCAAAAAACAGGCTCTAGCGATCTAAAATATTGCATCTAAATGCAACTAACACAAAATATCATTGAGattcaaactacaaaaaaaactctatGCTTGCATTAAATGCAATATAAGagcaaaatatattatttggcAAATAGCGTGAAAAACTAATTGTCTGCGATTGCACTGGTAAAATGGAGAGTGGAGACCATATACAACTCACATGACTacataaaatttcaacattgaCGATATAGTGATCATTCTTATTCAAATAACAAGAAATATGTACCATGATAACTCTTACTTTTATACAAGAAACAAGTCAACCATGATACAATTTAACAACTAAAGGTGTTGTGCTTACAAGTCTTAAACTCAGCATACttttatttagagaaactaaaATATCTATTGCAGTCATTTACTAATCATGAGCTAGTTTAGGTTGTTTCTTCTATTACCATAATTAAGTTCAACCCTGTTCCTATTGAAGCTATAAGATCTAGAAAATGAACAAGCACTttcccttcctttttctttaaatgccCATGGAATTATGCCTCATTTTGCGAATCCATGAGGAGTCTTTAAGTTGTATATTGAACCatcaattcatccaaaagcttaagctagtggttgaaggcaaatttaattatatatcactaacagtATTGATGACTGGGCTTGCTGATATGGAAGCTTATATAAAACttggaaaaaattaaaccaccCCGAACTATGTGGTTGGTTACAATTACAcccttcaactttcaatttggtCAATTATGGCCTTAAAGTTTGTTAATGGTTGCAATTAGCcccttatttataaattaataattaaaagtgggtagtttaaaattaaaaataataaaaataaatattatcacCGACAATCTCAAACCATAACTTCCCataaaatatctttgaagGGGACTTAAAGAGACGATTCTTGTACTTATGAAACTCCTTAAAAAGGTAAGTACGCTCctccttcctcttctttgTATAAAACTCCTTAATACCATGTCCATGTCTGAATCAAATGTAAAACATATCAATGGAATCTGATTCGCAAGCTTCCCCATGTCACTAATAATCTCAAACCCAAATCATAACTTCCCATTCTTTCAAGGGAACTTAAAGAGGCGATTCTTGTACATATTTTGAagtagaaaaattagaaacaaaccATCAATTAGGAGTATCCATGATAAGGTTTCACCACGAATTTCAAAGGGTTGATCGAGACATGCTCGGATTTTGAGCTCCAATGACTTAAGCTGATCTGGAGGTTATGGATTTTGGGACcctattttagatttttggCTTTGCCAAGTTCAAACAACTCCATCTTGTAAAGCTTTGTTGGAAATAGTGGTAGGTTTGAACAGAAAGGGCATGGCCAACTTCATCATCTTCACACGCAATGTCACTATCATTTACCCTTCTTCAAATCAAGTTGTGCAAGGCTATTGTCTTATTCCTCCAGTTCGGCATCTTCATATTCTCCTTCTCCAACTTCATTCCCCACTACTGTACCTTTTTGCATAAAAATGACTGCTTTCatggagaaaaaatgaaagaataagaCATACAAAATGAACCAAGCCCGTAGGAAAAAACCCTACTGAAGAAAGCTTTATTTAGGAGTTAGGTCCTCATCTACTATTCTAAAACCTTCTCAcgattttgattttgtgttgATAATACAAGCTTTTGTCTTCACCTCTCGACATGGGTTTGATTGCATTTGCTTGaattttcatcttcaactttttgTGGTTTCAACAAGAACCATCGTTGTgctggttttctttttttcttgactGAAATCCCTTGTGGGATTTCTGCCAAATTCATTCTCTCGAGTGAGTTATAGATTTACTTGAATTACTTCTGCATTGTACAAAGACTATTCCTTAACGAATtctggtttttttaaaagaaaaacttgatcAAAATTCTGAGTCATTTTCCTAAGATATGTTGGCCGTTGGTCACTTCTTCCATCATTTCCTCCGACACTCTAGGCTGATATAGAAATTGGGTGTTCTTGAATAGGTTTCTGCCATTCaagttcatttttcataaCCAGGATAGTAGTTTCTGTCTCTAAACATATATGTTTTGATGTAAAGTTCCACTTCTTGAACAttctttgtatttcttctACCTTAAAAGGGCTCCCCCCTCTTATTAGGTGTGCATGGTTTGACAACAAGCACAACTCACGCAACCTAAAACCAAATTGATGTAGCCTAAAAATGACTAGGGAGCAAGTTCTCCCATAATCAAAAACCACAAGAACTTTATTATCAATCAAAGTGTATTCAAATACATGAGAGGATCCCTCTTTATATGAGATTTAATACAAACTTGCAccaaaacttgaaaaatgCACAtgcataaattttgaaacacgATTATATCAAAGCATTAATTCATTCTTAGCTACATTTCTTGGAAGAGACAAcccaaataaatgaaaatttagacAGGCAATACACGTACAAATTTAcaagatagaaagaaaaaggaaaatacatCCTACCTTTCCAGTTGATTGTCCATAGCCAGAATAATCATACCTGCATACGATAGGAAATAAAGGATCGTGAACCAATTTGGCAAGTAGATACAGACAAAACTACTTTAAGAAATTTGAGGTACAATGAATGCACGCTTCAGCAGTTACAGGTAGTAAAGAGGTTGTAATCACTGCATTCATGAGTAATTAGCAGAAAAGTACTCCGAAGTGAAGTAACTTCCTAAccatattgtttttcaaaataaaaaaccaacttttatgaaaatgaatgagaCTTCAAAACCAGATGGTCATACATGCAAGAGAAAACTCAACTatgaattacaaaaaaggCTCCAAATGTAGAGAGACACAGATGATGatcattaatttcttttccagAAAACAAAAGTCACAGAAAAGTTCTTTTGCTCgatgtataattctcttgtactttgaacttttgtcttatatttattattaataaaagagacGTGTTTCCCTTTTAAAAGTCAcagaaaagttcaaaaagaagCACTATGCATCCTGAGTTACAGATCTCCTCCCATGACCCATTTACAAATTACACCCATTAACCCTTTTGATTGTCTCTATAGTGAATTATCTGCCAAAggatccttttcttttaacattaaaaaataaattccaaaGAACCTTATGCAAATCCAAGTAGAGTCGAATATAATTCCCGAAGCCCCAAAAGATTTATAGCAAATCTAGATTGCAGATCACTGCCTCACAGCATTCAATTTCCTCCACCATTCACTTATCTTGTCTTATAATGATCAACAAATCAAACGGATAGAAATGAGTCGCAGTCCATCATCATTACCCTGCATATGACCTAGCACAAGGAAACAAACACTCCCACTAGCTTCCCACCCAGTTTCCTTAAAACCAATCAATAAGAAAGTGAGAAAATAGGAAATACTACTCTGCAAAGTAAGTTCAAGCACCTTGCTTAGTAATATCATCGTGTGATTGAAAGAGTGTTTCCTAcagttaaaaaattaaagtagacctaattttaaacaataaagtGGATGCATAAATATTCCTTTCTCATGACTTTGCTCTGAAGTACAGTTTGAGAAAAATCCACTCTTCTGTGCTTCCATGTCCTCCCTTTTACTGCTTTTCTCCCATCCCTTTTCCCCCACTTCTATGGAGAAAACAAATCTGAAAATAAAgcattcatttcatttctaagAGGATATCATCTAAAATTAGAACCTTGGATATAACTACTTTTACACAAGAGTTCTCTAAAAGGAATGATGACAGCTTTACACGCAAAACAATCGAATTGGAAGTCAAGAAAACGCGAACAGTTGTCAtaaaaatactccaaaagGCCTCAACAGAAggaaatttgcaaaaatgttCTTCCTGAGGATTAATTCCTAATAATTTAAACTGAAGGTAAACGTCCTATCGAAAAACCCAGAACTATTTGGCTATAATTTGAACTGAAATTGAACTCCTATTCAACTCCCCACTATAAATGAACTACACCGCTTCCAAATAAAGAAGGAGAGAGAAATCCCGAACgcaataacaaaaacatactAAATTAAGCATCACCCACATtagaacaaacaaaattaaagaaggaGGAAATGGCGTAGGTGCTACTAATATGAACAAAGAagcataaaaagaaaaagaagaagaaaaattaccCCATAAGATTAACACGAAGCCGAACACTCAATTCGACAAAAAGCTCGAACATCTGGCCCAAATCAGCAGCATTCCCATGGGAGTAGAGGAGAGTGCCGGAAGGTTTAGGGTGTTTAACATGAAGGGCGACAATATCATTCCCCCGACGCGTCCGAAGACGAAGAACATCAACATCGTCACGTCTGGGAATCTCGGGAATGTAGAGACGGCCATGGCGGGATTCATCGGCGATTACAGTGTAAGAAGGCGGAGTGGGTGGGAAGAAGGCGAATTTAGCAGCGATTGAAGAAGTGACTCCCCCCATTTTGGTCTTCTTCTCATCAGAGGCGTGGGATTCATAAAGGCCCCGAAAAGACCCGTTACTTGAGAATTGGGAGCGAAAAGCAAAAACCCAGCTCAGATCCTTAAGCTTTAGGTGTGAAGAATcatagaaagagaaagaggagTTGGAGTAGAAGGGGGGAAGTTGGAAATCGCTCTCCACTAATCCAAAAAAAGAGGAACAGTGGAGCGAAAGTGGACAGCAAAGAAAGGGAGTTGAAAAGTAAGAGgacaaaaaaaagagaaaggggagTAGAAGAGGGCGCGtgggaggaggaggaggcgGCGCGtgagaaatgaagaaactgAAGTTGGAAACTTCGTCAAAATGAAATCTCCGAGTTGCTTAAAGGAGAAAGGACGAGAAGAGAGTGATTATGTACTACACTA
This is a stretch of genomic DNA from Cucumis sativus cultivar 9930 chromosome 4, Cucumber_9930_V3, whole genome shotgun sequence. It encodes these proteins:
- the LOC101204983 gene encoding alpha/beta hydrolase domain-containing protein 17B encodes the protein MGGVTSSIAAKFAFFPPTPPSYTVIADESRHGRLYIPEIPRRDDVDVLRLRTRRGNDIVALHVKHPKPSGTLLYSHGNAADLGQMFELFVELSVRLRVNLMGYDYSGYGQSTGKPTEYNTYADIDAAYKCLKEKYGVNDEHLILYGQSVGSGPTLDLASRVSNLRGVVLHSPILSGLRVLYPVKRTYWFDIYKNLDKIGLVNCPVLIIHGTADEVVDWSHGKQLWELCKQKYEPLWLSGGGHCNLELYPEFIRHLKKFVQSLGKSKASTNGSEKAKVEIDNQNKPSETGPSDTFELAADLPEVSRNSLDSRLEKSKKANKPEKSRMSTDRVDRFRKRKGLVW